The sequence AAAACCCCTTCCTTGCTCCCCAGCTCTCGCCGCTTCGATGGCAGCATTTAAAGCTAATAAATTAGTCTGTTCTGCAATCGAGGTAATCACATTCAAAATAGTATTAACACTTTCAGTATCTTTCGCTAACTCATTGATAGCCGTTGAAGCCAACTCAATTTCCTTGTTTAATTCTTGAGATATATCTATCGTTCTCTGTACTACAGCCATCCCCTCCTTTGCCTCTTTTTCGGCTACCTGTGCAGCATCTGCTGCTTGATTTGCACTATGGGAAATATCCGTAACAGAATGCTTCATCTCCTCCATTGACTGCTGAACAACCCCCGCATCCCGGCTTTGCTCCTGTGTTGCAGCTGACGCCACTTCCATTTTATTTTGTAGAGTATGTGCACTCTTAAGTAGGGGATCCGTTACGTTAACAACTTGTCTGATAGCACCGGCTAAAAGGTTCAAAAAACGATTAAAGTTATTGGAAACTTGCCCTAACTCATCATCACCCAAAACGGTGAGCTGATGGGACAGGTCTCCCTTTCCATCGGCAAGTTCGGCTAAAGAATTGGCAACACTTTTAGCTGAATGGCTGATTGACCTAGCGATTATGATTGTGACAACAGCCATGACAAACAAAAGTATGGCTCCGATAGAAACCGTCAACCATAGGCTCTTCTCTGAACGTTCTCCCGCTTCATTTATTGCATCCTTGAACTCTATAACCTTATCGGTTTGATAGGTTTTCACTTGAGCCAAAGTTGATTCGTAAGCTTGGGTTTTATCCTGAATAATCTGACCAATATTGGCCATGTCTATTGTTCCTTCCAACATCCCTTTCGCTAAAGTCAATGTCAAACCATTATAGGTATCCAATTGAAGAGCTAACGACTGCAATGAACTTCGGCTAGAAACATCTAAACTTTGTAATTGCTTCATGTTTTCAGATAAAGACTGATAAGCTTCTTCTGCATTTGCCAAGAGATCTTCATCAGCAAATGAAACAGATTGAGTATAGAGTTCGTCTAGGCGTTGGATAAACATTACATTCTCATTGGCCAGCTCAACTCGCTTATAAATTTTCTCTTCCATATAAGAAAGTGTTTCACGGTTTTTATTAATAGAAACAATGCTAATGCTCAGAGTCGTCACAAAAATGATGACTGAAAGGACAAAGATAGCCCCAATTTTTTTAAAGATAGAAATATTGTTAAACCACTTCATTCTCAACCCCTAGCTAGGCTGGAGTCCCCTCCAACCTTTAGGTTTATGTCGATAAATCACATAGCGTTAGAATTCAGCAACAACTTTAACGCTATCGTTTACATTACTACTATCAATATAGCCAATAATATTAGGGTTAGATGAAACCAATTTCATCACTTCATCATCATTTGCAAGCTCTTTCGGTGGAGTGCCTTTGCCAGTAAACACTTTCTTAGACCAATAAGACTTCAACTGACTCGATGATTTACCTAAAACATTAGAGTCAAAATCACCTCGGCTCGCTTGTCCTACCTCCAAGTTAACAGGAACTGCTTGAGCCCCCCCAGGAAACCTTTTAGTCTTACCCAGATATAGATTTGAAATACTTTTCTTATCTAAGGCATCAGCATTATCCGGATGGACTATCACAGCGATACCCGCTAAAGCTTGTAACGAGAACAAACTTAATAGGATTGAGCAACATAATTTTTTCATCTTCTCTCTCCTAGAATACGAGGTCTACACCAAAACTGAATGATTCTGAATCACCCGCAACTTTCAGACCCGGGCCACCATTATCTTTCACTTCATCATATTGAACCTTAAATGCTGCGGATGGATGGAAATCCCAGCGAACACCGACAGAAGTCGTATTGTGCACTTCACCTCCTTCCCCGTCGTCAAAGTCCGAATAGCTCGCATAAGGCAAGAAATCACCAAACCTATAGCCGAAGGTCACCATATAAGTGTCAAGATCTGTACCAGAAAGATCTAAGCGATTAATTTCAGTCAATAACATCCAACTTTCATATTCCACATTGACTGAAAGACCATAGAACTTCCCCTTACGCTCAGTACTTCCATCCCACGTTTGTTGCTCTCCACCAATATATCGCTCATTGGTATACTGCATATGAGTCAGACGTATATCTAACCAATCGTAATTAAGCTGAACCACTAACCCGCCGATATCTTTCCAGATTTCACGGGTCGCCTCGCCAAAGAAAAACTCTGACAACAGCTTATTTGGCTCATCATCTTCACTACCGTAATAGAGTTGACCTGACATAGTCCAATCACCTATTAAGTAGTTATACAAAGCACTCAAACCGGTATAATTAAAAATTTGCCACGTGTAGTTATCAGCTGGTGGACGAACCCATGGATAGGCATAACCGACATCGAAGAAATCACTATAATAATATAATGGGAGCCTCTTTTTACCGCCTTGCACAGTCCAATTATCATTGACCTCATAGGAGATGTAAGCCCATTCAAAATCGACATCGAAGTCATTAGCCCCACGAGAAACTAACTGAGCCGTTGCAGATAAACCATCCAGTAAGTCTGCTGAAAATTGCAAACCAAAAAGACTATCAGGTTCAAAACTAATTTCCTCTTCATAGGCCCCAACAAGAGGGTAATCGGCTAGAAATGTGGGAGGGAGATCAAACTCGTCAACCCCAGTACCATCAATCACTTTCCCCCCAACAATTGAAGCAAAACCAGAGATACGAACTTCTGCTAGCGCTGGAGAAGCAAGTAGCAGAACACCAAGACTGACTGCTAGTTTATGTTTCATAAAAAAACCTTTTAAGTTAGGCATATCCGCTTTAAGACTAGAACAGATGCATTAGCCTGCAACTTATTTGCAACACTTTAAGGAACCAAACTAAAAAGGTATTGTCTAATAGCACCCATATGGATTGAGCTAAAGACAGTTAATCTATTGAATTATAGACGATATAAAAAAAACACCTAAAAAGGTTAAATTTTAAGCTAAATTAACTTTCCATATTGAATTCACACTGCTTTGAAACAGTCTCTGCCACTTTTCTTTGCCAGATAAAGTTGCTTATCGGCCTCAGCGACTAACTCATCTAACAGTATCCCCTCTTGCCACTGGCACACTCCCTGGGAAACGGTTATGTATTCACTTATATCAGAATCTGGATGGGGGATCTTTACCGCTGATAGAGCTGTTCTCAGTTTTTCTGCAATACGACAGGCACCACTTTTATCTGTATCCGGAAGTAACATAACAAACTCTTCGCCGCCATAACGAGCCGCTAGATCTCTTGGGCGATTAGCAACATCAGT is a genomic window of Shewanella psychrophila containing:
- a CDS encoding methyl-accepting chemotaxis protein, which gives rise to MKWFNNISIFKKIGAIFVLSVIIFVTTLSISIVSINKNRETLSYMEEKIYKRVELANENVMFIQRLDELYTQSVSFADEDLLANAEEAYQSLSENMKQLQSLDVSSRSSLQSLALQLDTYNGLTLTLAKGMLEGTIDMANIGQIIQDKTQAYESTLAQVKTYQTDKVIEFKDAINEAGERSEKSLWLTVSIGAILLFVMAVVTIIIARSISHSAKSVANSLAELADGKGDLSHQLTVLGDDELGQVSNNFNRFLNLLAGAIRQVVNVTDPLLKSAHTLQNKMEVASAATQEQSRDAGVVQQSMEEMKHSVTDISHSANQAADAAQVAEKEAKEGMAVVQRTIDISQELNKEIELASTAINELAKDTESVNTILNVITSIAEQTNLLALNAAIEAARAGEQGRGFAVVADEVRALASKTADATKEIREVLSRLKVAAESSVSTMGNAMSRSNENEANAQNTGQALDSIQRQIVSINGMNTQIATATDEQSSVASQVVENVIDMNASFEQTLQILSEVKEVSEGLSNFADDLQHSTSQFKL
- a CDS encoding porin is translated as MKHKLAVSLGVLLLASPALAEVRISGFASIVGGKVIDGTGVDEFDLPPTFLADYPLVGAYEEEISFEPDSLFGLQFSADLLDGLSATAQLVSRGANDFDVDFEWAYISYEVNDNWTVQGGKKRLPLYYYSDFFDVGYAYPWVRPPADNYTWQIFNYTGLSALYNYLIGDWTMSGQLYYGSEDDEPNKLLSEFFFGEATREIWKDIGGLVVQLNYDWLDIRLTHMQYTNERYIGGEQQTWDGSTERKGKFYGLSVNVEYESWMLLTEINRLDLSGTDLDTYMVTFGYRFGDFLPYASYSDFDDGEGGEVHNTTSVGVRWDFHPSAAFKVQYDEVKDNGGPGLKVAGDSESFSFGVDLVF
- a CDS encoding phosphate ABC transporter substrate-binding protein, giving the protein MKKLCCSILLSLFSLQALAGIAVIVHPDNADALDKKSISNLYLGKTKRFPGGAQAVPVNLEVGQASRGDFDSNVLGKSSSQLKSYWSKKVFTGKGTPPKELANDDEVMKLVSSNPNIIGYIDSSNVNDSVKVVAEF